A stretch of Linepithema humile isolate Giens D197 chromosome 3, Lhum_UNIL_v1.0, whole genome shotgun sequence DNA encodes these proteins:
- the LOC105669880 gene encoding metaxin-1 isoform X3 gives MTNVEVLQLDIWKGDWGLPSIDIDCLQVLAYAKFIGEPLKVNPASNLFGTPNGRLPLLKAGLSTLDTVKDILPFFRAKRNSDYMLTDKQYADVMAYDALLKEKLYPAFQFIWWIDKKNLDELVRPWYCKALSFPFNFYYPGKFERQAHSLMESLYPLEDNINDIENKVYSEAQKCLTLLSTRLGDSDFFSGQEPNTIDAIIYSYLAPLLKIPLPNSVLQNHLKNCTNLAKYVSRISQRYFGDVYQTYEKHKAEKNAEKLKTDSESEFPNKRRNQIFAAFVATLAMAGYALSMGIVEVPIKDDEISDVPTKYMLLDDEDEE, from the exons ATGACTAATGTCGAGGTATTACAATTGGATATATGGAAAGGCGATTGGGGTCTCCCATCAATCGACATAGATTGTTTGCAAGTTCTG GCATATGCTAAATTTATCGGGGAACCTTTAAAAGTAAATCCAGCAAGCAATCTATTTGGAACACCAAATGGTCGATTACCTTTGCTTAAGGCTGGTCTAAGTACTTTGGATACAGTTAAAGAtatattaccattttttaGAGCAAAACGTAATTCTGACTACATGTTAACTGATAAACAATATGCAGACGTCATGGCTTATGATGCTCTGCTTAAGGAAAAGTTGTATCCAGCCTTCCAATTTATATG gtggatagataaaaaaaatctggaTGAATTAGTTAGACCATGGTACTGTAAAGCACTATCTTTtccatttaatttctattatccAGGAAAGTTTGAGCGACAAGCGCATTCTTTGATGGAAAGTTTATACCCTTTGgaagataatataaatgatatcgAAAATAAG GTGTATTCTGAAGCACAAAAGTGTCTGACGTTGTTATCTACAAGGCTTGGAGATAGTGATTTCTTTTCCGGGCAGGAACCTAACACTATAGACGcgattatatattcatatttggCACCGTTGCTTAAGATTCCATTACCAAATTCAGTCTTGCAAAATCActtgaaaaattgtacaaatctGGCGAAGTATGTGTCGCGTATATCGCAGAGGTACTTTGGGGATGTGTATCAGACTTACGAGAAGCATAAAGCGGAGAAAAAcgctgaaaaattaaaaacagattcGGAGAGTGAATTCCCAAACAAGAGAAGAAATCAGATCTTTGCTGCGTTTGTTGCTACACTGGCGATGGCGGGATATGCGTTATCTATGGGTATTGTAGAG GTACCAATAAAGGATGATGAAATCTCTGATGTGCCGACAAAGTACATGTTACTGGATGATGAGGATGAAGAGTAG
- the EndoB gene encoding endophilin-B2 isoform X6, with protein sequence MDFNVKKLVKDAGAALSRVVQMTEETLGTSEKTELDAHLEHLAERANATKTWTEKILRNMEAVLTPNPGNRIEDFFYEKIDKKKPNRLSNLEYVGTDMIEAGNDFGPGIAYGSALIKIGQCQQKLGQIERDFIGTAANCYIQPLRKFLDGEMKTVSKEMAILANKRLDLDACKNRVRKARSMLGQQSESGVSPEVLLDQAERELRVAQSEFDRQAEIVKLLLEGVLSSQAGHLRCLHEFVEAQTRHYAQCHAVMQDLQRELAG encoded by the exons ATGGATTTTAACGTGAAGAAGTTGGTGAAGGATGCGGGAGCCGCCCTTAGCCGAGTTGTACAG ATGACAGAAGAAACGCTGGGTACTTCAGAAAAGACAGAGTTAGATGCACATTTGGAACATCTAGCGGAGAGAGCAAATGCCACTAAAACATGGACAGAGAAAATATTGCGGAACATGGAAGCTGTGCTTACCCCTAATCCTG GTAACAGGATTGAAGActtcttttatgaaaaaattgacaagAAAAAACCTAATAGGCTGAGTAATTTGGAATATGTAGGCACTGATATGATAGAAGCTGGAAATGATTTTGGTCCAGGGATAGCATATG gcAGTGCGTTAATAAAGATTGGCCAATGTCAGCAGAAATTGGGACAAATAGAAAGGGACTTTATAGGAACTGCTGCCAACTGTTATATACAACCTCTGAGGAAGTTCTTGGATGGAGAGATGAAAACTGTTAGCAAGGAAATGGCAATATTGGCAAATAAGAg ACTGGATTTGGACGCATGTAAAAATAGAGTAAGAAAAGCAAGAAGCATGCTGGGTCAACAGAGT GAGTCTGGTGTATCACCCGAAGTGTTACTCGATCAG GCAGAGAGGGAGCTGAGGGTAGCGCAATCGGAGTTTGATCGGCAAGCGGAGATTGTCAAATTGCTGCTGGAGGGAGTTTTGAGTTCTCAAGCTGGACATTTGCGATGTCTACACGAGTTCGTAGAGGCGCAAACTCGTCACTACGCACAATGTCACGCCGTTATGCAAGATCTACAGCGCGAGCTTGCCGG
- the EndoB gene encoding endophilin-B1 isoform X5, translating into MDFNVKKLVKDAGAALSRVVQMTEETLGTSEKTELDAHLEHLAERANATKTWTEKILRNMEAVLTPNPGNRIEDFFYEKIDKKKPNRLSNLEYVGTDMIEAGNDFGPGIAYGSALIKIGQCQQKLGQIERDFIGTAANCYIQPLRKFLDGEMKTVSKEMAILANKRLDLDACKNRVRKARSMLGQQSESGVSPEVLLDQAERELRVAQSEFDRQAEIVKLLLEGVLSSQAGHLRCLHEFVEAQTRHYAQCHAVMQDLQRELAGYPTLW; encoded by the exons ATGGATTTTAACGTGAAGAAGTTGGTGAAGGATGCGGGAGCCGCCCTTAGCCGAGTTGTACAG ATGACAGAAGAAACGCTGGGTACTTCAGAAAAGACAGAGTTAGATGCACATTTGGAACATCTAGCGGAGAGAGCAAATGCCACTAAAACATGGACAGAGAAAATATTGCGGAACATGGAAGCTGTGCTTACCCCTAATCCTG GTAACAGGATTGAAGActtcttttatgaaaaaattgacaagAAAAAACCTAATAGGCTGAGTAATTTGGAATATGTAGGCACTGATATGATAGAAGCTGGAAATGATTTTGGTCCAGGGATAGCATATG gcAGTGCGTTAATAAAGATTGGCCAATGTCAGCAGAAATTGGGACAAATAGAAAGGGACTTTATAGGAACTGCTGCCAACTGTTATATACAACCTCTGAGGAAGTTCTTGGATGGAGAGATGAAAACTGTTAGCAAGGAAATGGCAATATTGGCAAATAAGAg ACTGGATTTGGACGCATGTAAAAATAGAGTAAGAAAAGCAAGAAGCATGCTGGGTCAACAGAGT GAGTCTGGTGTATCACCCGAAGTGTTACTCGATCAG GCAGAGAGGGAGCTGAGGGTAGCGCAATCGGAGTTTGATCGGCAAGCGGAGATTGTCAAATTGCTGCTGGAGGGAGTTTTGAGTTCTCAAGCTGGACATTTGCGATGTCTACACGAGTTCGTAGAGGCGCAAACTCGTCACTACGCACAATGTCACGCCGTTATGCAAGATCTACAGCGCGAGCTTGCCGG CTATCCCACTTTATGGTGA
- the LOC105669880 gene encoding metaxin-1 isoform X1: MTNVEVLQLDIWKGDWGLPSIDIDCLQVLAYAKFIGEPLKVNPASNLFGTPNGRLPLLKAGLSTLDTVKDILPFFRAKRNSDYMLTDKQYADVMAYDALLKEKLYPAFQFIWWIDKKNLDELVRPWYCKALSFPFNFYYPGKFERQAHSLMESLYPLEDNINDIENKVYSEAQKCLTLLSTRLGDSDFFSGQEPNTIDAIIYSYLAPLLKIPLPNSVLQNHLKNCTNLAKYVSRISQRYFGDVYQTYEKHKAEKNAEKLKTDSESEFPNKRRNQIFAAFVATLAMAGYALSMGIVEVLIYLLRSRKFIKVPKKKRKPCEFKNGEVSMYQ; encoded by the exons ATGACTAATGTCGAGGTATTACAATTGGATATATGGAAAGGCGATTGGGGTCTCCCATCAATCGACATAGATTGTTTGCAAGTTCTG GCATATGCTAAATTTATCGGGGAACCTTTAAAAGTAAATCCAGCAAGCAATCTATTTGGAACACCAAATGGTCGATTACCTTTGCTTAAGGCTGGTCTAAGTACTTTGGATACAGTTAAAGAtatattaccattttttaGAGCAAAACGTAATTCTGACTACATGTTAACTGATAAACAATATGCAGACGTCATGGCTTATGATGCTCTGCTTAAGGAAAAGTTGTATCCAGCCTTCCAATTTATATG gtggatagataaaaaaaatctggaTGAATTAGTTAGACCATGGTACTGTAAAGCACTATCTTTtccatttaatttctattatccAGGAAAGTTTGAGCGACAAGCGCATTCTTTGATGGAAAGTTTATACCCTTTGgaagataatataaatgatatcgAAAATAAG GTGTATTCTGAAGCACAAAAGTGTCTGACGTTGTTATCTACAAGGCTTGGAGATAGTGATTTCTTTTCCGGGCAGGAACCTAACACTATAGACGcgattatatattcatatttggCACCGTTGCTTAAGATTCCATTACCAAATTCAGTCTTGCAAAATCActtgaaaaattgtacaaatctGGCGAAGTATGTGTCGCGTATATCGCAGAGGTACTTTGGGGATGTGTATCAGACTTACGAGAAGCATAAAGCGGAGAAAAAcgctgaaaaattaaaaacagattcGGAGAGTGAATTCCCAAACAAGAGAAGAAATCAGATCTTTGCTGCGTTTGTTGCTACACTGGCGATGGCGGGATATGCGTTATCTATGGGTATTGTAGAG gtactaatatatttattaagaagcagaaaatttattaaggttcctaagaagaaaagaaaac CTTGCGAATTTAAAAATGGAGAAGTCTCTAT GTACCAATAA
- the LOC105669880 gene encoding metaxin-1 isoform X2 — protein sequence MTNVEVLQLDIWKGDWGLPSIDIDCLQVLAYAKFIGEPLKVNPASNLFGTPNGRLPLLKAGLSTLDTVKDILPFFRAKRNSDYMLTDKQYADVMAYDALLKEKLYPAFQFIWWIDKKNLDELVRPWYCKALSFPFNFYYPGKFERQAHSLMESLYPLEDNINDIENKVYSEAQKCLTLLSTRLGDSDFFSGQEPNTIDAIIYSYLAPLLKIPLPNSVLQNHLKNCTNLAKYVSRISQRYFGDVYQTYEKHKAEKNAEKLKTDSESEFPNKRRNQIFAAFVATLAMAGYALSMGIVEVLIYLLRSRKFIKVPKKKRKRTNKG from the exons ATGACTAATGTCGAGGTATTACAATTGGATATATGGAAAGGCGATTGGGGTCTCCCATCAATCGACATAGATTGTTTGCAAGTTCTG GCATATGCTAAATTTATCGGGGAACCTTTAAAAGTAAATCCAGCAAGCAATCTATTTGGAACACCAAATGGTCGATTACCTTTGCTTAAGGCTGGTCTAAGTACTTTGGATACAGTTAAAGAtatattaccattttttaGAGCAAAACGTAATTCTGACTACATGTTAACTGATAAACAATATGCAGACGTCATGGCTTATGATGCTCTGCTTAAGGAAAAGTTGTATCCAGCCTTCCAATTTATATG gtggatagataaaaaaaatctggaTGAATTAGTTAGACCATGGTACTGTAAAGCACTATCTTTtccatttaatttctattatccAGGAAAGTTTGAGCGACAAGCGCATTCTTTGATGGAAAGTTTATACCCTTTGgaagataatataaatgatatcgAAAATAAG GTGTATTCTGAAGCACAAAAGTGTCTGACGTTGTTATCTACAAGGCTTGGAGATAGTGATTTCTTTTCCGGGCAGGAACCTAACACTATAGACGcgattatatattcatatttggCACCGTTGCTTAAGATTCCATTACCAAATTCAGTCTTGCAAAATCActtgaaaaattgtacaaatctGGCGAAGTATGTGTCGCGTATATCGCAGAGGTACTTTGGGGATGTGTATCAGACTTACGAGAAGCATAAAGCGGAGAAAAAcgctgaaaaattaaaaacagattcGGAGAGTGAATTCCCAAACAAGAGAAGAAATCAGATCTTTGCTGCGTTTGTTGCTACACTGGCGATGGCGGGATATGCGTTATCTATGGGTATTGTAGAG gtactaatatatttattaagaagcagaaaatttattaaggttcctaagaagaaaagaaaac GTACCAATAAAGGATGA
- the EndoB gene encoding endophilin-B1 isoform X3 → MDFNVKKLVKDAGAALSRVVQMTEETLGTSEKTELDAHLEHLAERANATKTWTEKILRNMEAVLTPNPGNRIEDFFYEKIDKKKPNRLSNLEYVGTDMIEAGNDFGPGIAYGSALIKIGQCQQKLGQIERDFIGTAANCYIQPLRKFLDGEMKTVSKEMAILANKRLDLDACKNRVRKARSMLGQQSESGVSPEVLLDQAERELRVAQSEFDRQAEIVKLLLEGVLSSQAGHLRCLHEFVEAQTRHYAQCHAVMQDLQRELAGARQPSPLLRINSEEVIELTPSPTLPVNSPVYSQNSSVTTGSTAYVTATFDTDISKV, encoded by the exons ATGGATTTTAACGTGAAGAAGTTGGTGAAGGATGCGGGAGCCGCCCTTAGCCGAGTTGTACAG ATGACAGAAGAAACGCTGGGTACTTCAGAAAAGACAGAGTTAGATGCACATTTGGAACATCTAGCGGAGAGAGCAAATGCCACTAAAACATGGACAGAGAAAATATTGCGGAACATGGAAGCTGTGCTTACCCCTAATCCTG GTAACAGGATTGAAGActtcttttatgaaaaaattgacaagAAAAAACCTAATAGGCTGAGTAATTTGGAATATGTAGGCACTGATATGATAGAAGCTGGAAATGATTTTGGTCCAGGGATAGCATATG gcAGTGCGTTAATAAAGATTGGCCAATGTCAGCAGAAATTGGGACAAATAGAAAGGGACTTTATAGGAACTGCTGCCAACTGTTATATACAACCTCTGAGGAAGTTCTTGGATGGAGAGATGAAAACTGTTAGCAAGGAAATGGCAATATTGGCAAATAAGAg ACTGGATTTGGACGCATGTAAAAATAGAGTAAGAAAAGCAAGAAGCATGCTGGGTCAACAGAGT GAGTCTGGTGTATCACCCGAAGTGTTACTCGATCAG GCAGAGAGGGAGCTGAGGGTAGCGCAATCGGAGTTTGATCGGCAAGCGGAGATTGTCAAATTGCTGCTGGAGGGAGTTTTGAGTTCTCAAGCTGGACATTTGCGATGTCTACACGAGTTCGTAGAGGCGCAAACTCGTCACTACGCACAATGTCACGCCGTTATGCAAGATCTACAGCGCGAGCTTGCCGG GGCGCGTCAACCGAGCCCTTTACTGAGAATCAACAGCGAGGAAGTGATCGAGTTAACTCCCTCGCCCACACTCCCTGTAAACTCACCTGTCTACTCTCAAAATTCATCTGTAACCACCGGATCTACAGCTTATGTTACTGCCACATTTGACACTGATATCAGCAAAGTTTAG
- the EndoB gene encoding endophilin-B1 isoform X4, with amino-acid sequence MDFNVKKLVKDAGAALSRVVQMTEETLGTSEKTELDAHLEHLAERANATKTWTEKILRNMEAVLTPNPGNRIEDFFYEKIDKKKPNRLSNLEYVGTDMIEAGNDFGPGIAYGSALIKIGQCQQKLGQIERDFIGTAANCYIQPLRKFLDGEMKTVSKEMAILANKRLDLDACKNRVRKARSMLGQQSAERELRVAQSEFDRQAEIVKLLLEGVLSSQAGHLRCLHEFVEAQTRHYAQCHAVMQDLQRELAGARQPSPLLRINSEEVIELTPSPTLPVNSPVYSQNSSVTTGSTAYVTATFDTDISKV; translated from the exons ATGGATTTTAACGTGAAGAAGTTGGTGAAGGATGCGGGAGCCGCCCTTAGCCGAGTTGTACAG ATGACAGAAGAAACGCTGGGTACTTCAGAAAAGACAGAGTTAGATGCACATTTGGAACATCTAGCGGAGAGAGCAAATGCCACTAAAACATGGACAGAGAAAATATTGCGGAACATGGAAGCTGTGCTTACCCCTAATCCTG GTAACAGGATTGAAGActtcttttatgaaaaaattgacaagAAAAAACCTAATAGGCTGAGTAATTTGGAATATGTAGGCACTGATATGATAGAAGCTGGAAATGATTTTGGTCCAGGGATAGCATATG gcAGTGCGTTAATAAAGATTGGCCAATGTCAGCAGAAATTGGGACAAATAGAAAGGGACTTTATAGGAACTGCTGCCAACTGTTATATACAACCTCTGAGGAAGTTCTTGGATGGAGAGATGAAAACTGTTAGCAAGGAAATGGCAATATTGGCAAATAAGAg ACTGGATTTGGACGCATGTAAAAATAGAGTAAGAAAAGCAAGAAGCATGCTGGGTCAACAGAGT GCAGAGAGGGAGCTGAGGGTAGCGCAATCGGAGTTTGATCGGCAAGCGGAGATTGTCAAATTGCTGCTGGAGGGAGTTTTGAGTTCTCAAGCTGGACATTTGCGATGTCTACACGAGTTCGTAGAGGCGCAAACTCGTCACTACGCACAATGTCACGCCGTTATGCAAGATCTACAGCGCGAGCTTGCCGG GGCGCGTCAACCGAGCCCTTTACTGAGAATCAACAGCGAGGAAGTGATCGAGTTAACTCCCTCGCCCACACTCCCTGTAAACTCACCTGTCTACTCTCAAAATTCATCTGTAACCACCGGATCTACAGCTTATGTTACTGCCACATTTGACACTGATATCAGCAAAGTTTAG
- the LOC105669880 gene encoding metaxin-1 isoform X4, translating to MTNVEVLQLDIWKGDWGLPSIDIDCLQVLAYAKFIGEPLKVNPASNLFGTPNGRLPLLKAGLSTLDTVKDILPFFRAKRNSDYMLTDKQYADVMAYDALLKEKLYPAFQFIWWIDKKNLDELVRPWYCKALSFPFNFYYPGKFERQAHSLMESLYPLEDNINDIENKVYSEAQKCLTLLSTRLGDSDFFSGQEPNTIDAIIYSYLAPLLKIPLPNSVLQNHLKNCTNLAKYVSRISQRYFGDVYQTYEKHKAEKNAEKLKTDSESEFPNKRRNQIFAAFVATLAMAGYALSMGIVEKQKIY from the exons ATGACTAATGTCGAGGTATTACAATTGGATATATGGAAAGGCGATTGGGGTCTCCCATCAATCGACATAGATTGTTTGCAAGTTCTG GCATATGCTAAATTTATCGGGGAACCTTTAAAAGTAAATCCAGCAAGCAATCTATTTGGAACACCAAATGGTCGATTACCTTTGCTTAAGGCTGGTCTAAGTACTTTGGATACAGTTAAAGAtatattaccattttttaGAGCAAAACGTAATTCTGACTACATGTTAACTGATAAACAATATGCAGACGTCATGGCTTATGATGCTCTGCTTAAGGAAAAGTTGTATCCAGCCTTCCAATTTATATG gtggatagataaaaaaaatctggaTGAATTAGTTAGACCATGGTACTGTAAAGCACTATCTTTtccatttaatttctattatccAGGAAAGTTTGAGCGACAAGCGCATTCTTTGATGGAAAGTTTATACCCTTTGgaagataatataaatgatatcgAAAATAAG GTGTATTCTGAAGCACAAAAGTGTCTGACGTTGTTATCTACAAGGCTTGGAGATAGTGATTTCTTTTCCGGGCAGGAACCTAACACTATAGACGcgattatatattcatatttggCACCGTTGCTTAAGATTCCATTACCAAATTCAGTCTTGCAAAATCActtgaaaaattgtacaaatctGGCGAAGTATGTGTCGCGTATATCGCAGAGGTACTTTGGGGATGTGTATCAGACTTACGAGAAGCATAAAGCGGAGAAAAAcgctgaaaaattaaaaacagattcGGAGAGTGAATTCCCAAACAAGAGAAGAAATCAGATCTTTGCTGCGTTTGTTGCTACACTGGCGATGGCGGGATATGCGTTATCTATGGGTATTGTAGAG aagcagaaaatttattaa